From the Salarias fasciatus chromosome 5, fSalaFa1.1, whole genome shotgun sequence genome, the window TCCAAACCACAGCTGAAACAACCTCCCCCTTTAAAACATGAGACTTAAGACaaaatgaggaaagaaaactatttaaagtacaacgaaaatgaaatgaaaaacagagaaaagcagaaaaacagtgaaatgaattaaaatcagATCAATGTGTCCTGCTAGGTTGAAAGATAGTTAAAAGTAGCTTTTAAGATGAGTTTTAAAAGCTGTATGAGTAGGTCAGGGTTTAGCATTTTGGATGCATATATAACTCATCAGAAAACATTTAGAATGTGGTTTTGGTCAGGCTTTGAatttttaaacatgtcattGAATATTTGCATGTATGTCTGTCCTTGCTTTTAAAAACAGGTTACAAAATAGTTTTGAAGTAGATGTCAATGGCATCATTTTATGTTCTGTActgcttttcctctgcaggGTTGCAGGATGCTGGAACAAATCCCAGTTTACTATGGGCGAGGGCAGgatacatcctggacaggtctccactGCATGACAGTGCAAACAGGCAAAGACTCACAACTGACACTCACAACTGGGTGCAATTTAGACTGATACATTAACCTCACATGTATGTTttgagactggaggaggaagccggggtggtatttgaacccatgacaACCCACAATCACTCGTTCAGCCTGGCAACCCCTGTGGCAACCCTCTTTTCAAACCTGGCAATCCGTGTGGCAATCCTCTCTTCAGACCTGGCAAACCCTGTGGCAACCTTCTCTTCCGACCTGGCAATCCTTGTGGCACCATTCTTTTAAAACCTGGCAACCCCTGACGCAAACCCTGTCTCCAGGCCCGGCAACCCCGGTCGTCATCACCCGGAGCAGAACTGACGCTCCTCACTCCGCCCCTGATTCCTGGACTGGAAGAAGCCATGTCGTCGGGCCTCTCCGGTGTTGTCGTCTTGGCTTTATGTCTAATTTTCTGCTCGTACGCGTCAGGTAAGTCAcgattaatttattttacctgtCTCTTTCTCGTGTCCtcgattttcttttaaattaaatagTTTTTAGTTATAGCTCGGCGGCTGGCGTTAGCCTGAAAAAAGGGCGAAAGCAGTGACGTCAAGCGACCAACAACAAGCTACacacagtcagaaaacacatttaaatagctccaaataaacaaattaacCGAACATAACTAGTTTTTCAACACTTTAAAGATATCTCCATTTCAAATTGGGTTGATTTCAGGCTTCGCTTGCTTCTAACAGCCTGGTTTAGAATGAAACGTTTCGGTTTTTATGAGTCATTTATGTCAATCTAATGACTTTCAGCAGAAATAATGTGGGAAAGCAAGACAGCATTGTATTGTTTAGACATTAGATGCTGTAAGGTGGAACAAGTATTGACAAAACCTCTGAGGTTATTTCTGTTTGGGGGAACTGTGGTGGGTCCAAACTGGTGATTCATTGTTGCACGATTTGAGATGGCCCGTTTGTTTCTACTCACATGTCCCAAACTTTCCCAAATTCACTTTAATCCGTGTACTTACTATCATCAGTTCATTCCCATTTTATTGCAGGCTAAAGGGAAAAGAAATTAATATGTAAAATAGTATAGTAATGAGTACTTCGATAATCCCGGAGAGAAATGCTTGTAAATGGAATTGAAATTGAGGCGTTGAATTTCTCTGAATGTGTTTACAAAGATGCAAGATAAGAGAGATTATTAttgcaaaaactgtaaaaataactAATAATAATTAAGAAATACAACACTGGTGAGATTAGCAGTTAAAAACGTATACTCTCTGCTgtaattattgttattattaatattaccAATGTACGATCGGTTTTTAggttaatgtttcattttttgtgaAGCACTAGACTTTGATTCTTTAACTTCTCAGACATTGAAACCACAGCCGCGGTCTGGTATTATATTCACTCAATACAGCAAAATGACAATGTGGGAAAAGTATTGGAATTTAATGAGAACCTACAAATCACATGTACATAACTATTCACAACTAATTTGAGCTCAGGTTCTTCATGCTTCCGCTGATGGTCTTCAAGCCGTTTCTACAGCTTCTTTGGAGGCCAGCTGTGATATTTCTAAATGTtttggacagacacacacctgtgttGGATCTCACAGTGGATCACAGTACATGTCATGAAGTCAGGGACTGTCTGTAGACCTACAAGACAGGATTGTCCTCAGCCACAAATCTGGAGGAGGATTCAGAAAAGTTTGTGCTCTTTTTAAGTTCTGACTGAGCCTAGTAGGCTGAGCCTCCATCATGTGGAAGTAGAGGAAattcagaaccagcaggactcCTCTTAGAGGTGGTTGGGATAGGTGCTGGTCAGGATAGTGGCATCATattcaaaaagacaaaacaaaatgtggaaaaattgAGGCCTTGTGAATTCTTTCCGGGTGCCCTGTATTGTCTTTGTCTCCTGAAGAGTCAGACTGATGTTTTCCTGTGCTGTCTCTGTTCTTTCCCAGCCGATGACAAGGACTGCCAGGCATACAGAGACCTCTCCAGCACCTACCATTACTCCAGACGATGCTACATAGGCTTCTGCTGTGGCACCTGCAATAATCGATACTGCTGCACCGACTCAGCCTGGCGACTTTCAGAGGATCGGCAAGACGAATGGTatggttttttcttttctttttcttaaatctGATAATGGAACACTTTCAGTCACCCCTGCGGATTATTTCCATATCGAGAGCAACAGAGTCTCATTACAACAGAACCATGTGGTTTCGGCAGTCTGCACAGTGATTATGcagtcagacaggaagcagtGTCTTCCTGTGCACGACCATCAGCGTCAAACTATCGCATGAGAAACCATGATCCccaggtttttgttttcatagatTTATTCCTAAAAATCCTTTTCATCAACCTTGATCAgacgtttttgcatttttacaaaCCACCCAGACAATATCGGTATAAATGAAGTTCCTTTTTGTTTCTCGTTCTCTCTTTCAGCGAATCCCTGTCAGACATGGGTGAAACGTTGCCTATGATCTTTGGAGTGGCGTTTGTTATTGTGCTTTTGCTCatcttcatctgctgctgcgtctgtccctgctgctgcctctaCAAGATTTGCCACAAGCCACGACGTGAGTACAATAACACTTCAGGCTCCATGTGGATGAGAGGAAGAGATTAACGTCTGTGAAAACTGTCATGAAGCAGCTTATCAGCCAATAATAGAATCGTCTAGTGAagttttttaacatgaaaatgcAGACGTCACTGAAGCTGCCTGATATGGATTAAGACATCGTGCATTCTGCGGACTTCCCCGCGACTAATGAGTTCCTCATAATTGTTTGACATTTCAGCTTATTGTTTCATGTTCTTTCCCCTCAATATTGTATCAGGAAGGATTTTCCGTCCTCACCATCATATCtgcaatgttttattttcatgtcttctctttgaaaaatacagaaaataacaCATTCTTTCATTCAAAGATGCAACACTTAGTTCAGTTGTTTATAGGAAATAATTTCTCTGGTTTGTGAGAGTGGGTGCCTTCTCATGAgtttttgagaagaaatcatgaaaaaagatGCAAGTAAAGGGTAAATCAATTTATCATTGAACTATTTATTAAAATTGAACTGGTTTGAAGTGAAATGGAGACATTTActataacattttttaaaattagattAGAGCAAATTGAGACAAATTCAGACGAAGTGTCAAGCTAACACAGATATGAACAGTAGTTCTGTTTTAGTCACATTTGGATGAATGATTTATTTCTGGTCAGAgttcaaaaaatacaaaataataaaacatcaaaacactgTTTACTTTAACTGACCAAGAGAAAGAATAGACTGAAGCCAGTGGATTATTCATGCCTGTCCAATAAATTCTATGGAATTATCTAGaataggggtgtcaaacataaagacCGTGGGTCCAAAACTGACCCACCAAAGACTCCAGAATGGCCcgtcaaaccaccaagcaagcAGTGaaaatttcaatgaaaacacttgattttttttttttgtttggactTTGGATTTAAGTTCATCCCTGAGAGTTGAACTGGCagaagagaaacatctggattaTAGATTAGTTTTAACTTTATGCAACTCAAAAAGCAGCAGCCCTCCTAAATCATGAATCTGGATTCTCTTGGCTTATAATACTCGAATACATAAGTCTGAATGTAGAAGCCCCGTCTCCATACACGTAGATGGATATTCCATCTGATTGTTGACGGCGTTGTGGATTTCTTTGAAACATTTGTGAACTGAGCAGCGTTCTCCCAGCACGGACAGCCAGTCTGATTTTTGACGGACTCCTCCGAGGAGTGTCGGCCCACCCACCACATGACTTTCATTACTGAAGTGGTTTTGCTAATAACACAGACAAAGCTCCGGCTGATGTAATGTTCCCTGATCGCTGTAACGTTTCACCAGCGCTCTCC encodes:
- the LOC115388595 gene encoding protein shisa-5-like isoform X2; amino-acid sequence: MSSGLSGVVVLALCLIFCSYASADDKDCQAYRDLSSTYHYSRRCYIGFCCGTCNNRYCCTDSAWRLSEDRQDECESLSDMGETLPMIFGVAFVIVLLLIFICCCVCPCCCLYKICHKPRPVIATTTHTTVVTSTPQQYPQQPVAVHAPPQQYPGGQYQPPYQSIPVQPGYPAQPSAYHGQPYGAGPPPTYQEAVGPLYPSQPPPYSQVAFGPGHPPYPI